The Gemmatimonadota bacterium sequence CAGGCTCTGATGCATCCGTTAAAAAGAACGCCACCTTCAGCGAAATCCTCGGACGCGGATTCGTCTCAATATCGAGATTGAGACGCCCGCTATCCTGGTGAAATCCAAGCCCTGGACCATCCTTCTCAAGCGACTTTCCAGAACCAACAGGAGGCGTCACAATCATGTGAGAATGGTAAAGCTGAATATTCCAATTCAGCAACCCCCATACCTTTGGAAAAGTCTTATACCAATCGAGCAACTCCAAAAACAAATCATCCTGCCCGATAAAATCCAGCATATTCGACCGCTGATCTGGCCCCATGCCCTCTCGCTCTCGATATGCGCCATCCACGCGATCTACAACCGGCACCAGTTCATCCACCAGATCCTCTGGCAACACGCTCTCGAGAATAAAAAACCCATCGCGTTCAAACTTCAACCGCTCCTCTTCGGTCACGCAATAATCCAGACATC is a genomic window containing:
- a CDS encoding phytanoyl-CoA dioxygenase family protein — protein: MDARCLDYCVTEEERLKFERDGFFILESVLPEDLVDELVPVVDRVDGAYREREGMGPDQRSNMLDFIGQDDLFLELLDWYKTFPKVWGLLNWNIQLYHSHMIVTPPVGSGKSLEKDGPGLGFHQDSGRLNLDIETNPRPRISLKVAFFLTDASEPGRGNFVVVPGSHLGNVFPGESRSEMPEGGMQVCVPKGSAVVFDRRIWHSSSTNYWNSPRRTLFYGYSYRWLRPRDNMTVDHFMERSDPIRRQLLGASPSGGFGYTSPKPEDVPLKAWIEEHLGEKAVAA